From the Flavimarina sp. Hel_I_48 genome, one window contains:
- a CDS encoding endonuclease/exonuclease/phosphatase family protein, with product MKNLIVLTLFMLVLQMSQAQEVTTMTYNIRMNTDADGENAWPLRKEYLAEQIKFYDPDFFGVQEALPEQMDFLREAFSDYTALGEGREGKNKGEFSALFFRKEKFKLEENGMFWLSETPEKISTGWDAALPRVCTYGLFRLKEGNKKIWVFNTHFDHIGQQARVNSAQLILDKIKSLNTENYPVVVMGDLNVEPDKEVIATFEKQLIDTHEISEAGAFGPEGTFNGFHFDEPVTKRIDHIFVSKNGIKVLKYGILSDSRDLKYPSDHLPVYTLLKLE from the coding sequence AACATTAGAATGAATACGGATGCTGATGGGGAAAACGCCTGGCCGCTTCGCAAAGAATATTTAGCGGAACAAATCAAATTTTATGATCCTGATTTTTTTGGGGTTCAGGAAGCGCTCCCGGAGCAAATGGATTTTTTAAGGGAAGCGTTTTCAGATTATACTGCTTTAGGGGAAGGTCGAGAAGGAAAAAACAAAGGGGAATTCTCCGCGCTCTTCTTTAGGAAAGAGAAATTTAAACTGGAGGAAAACGGTATGTTCTGGCTTTCTGAAACGCCTGAGAAAATTTCCACAGGTTGGGATGCCGCGTTGCCCAGGGTTTGTACCTATGGATTGTTCCGTTTAAAAGAGGGAAACAAAAAAATATGGGTTTTCAATACGCATTTTGATCACATAGGCCAGCAGGCGCGTGTGAATAGCGCCCAACTTATACTGGATAAAATCAAATCTTTAAATACCGAAAATTACCCGGTTGTGGTGATGGGCGATCTCAATGTTGAACCTGATAAAGAAGTGATCGCAACGTTTGAAAAACAATTGATCGACACGCATGAAATTTCAGAAGCAGGCGCTTTTGGTCCAGAAGGAACCTTTAACGGTTTTCATTTTGATGAACCCGTAACCAAAAGGATCGATCATATATTTGTATCAAAAAATGGGATAAAAGTCCTAAAATATGGGATTTTGAGTGACTCCAGAGATCTCAAATATCCATCAGATCACCTGCCCGTGTATACGCTGCTAAAATTGGAATAA